The following nucleotide sequence is from Gemmatimonadota bacterium.
TGACTACCGAAAATATGAACCACGAAGGACGGATCGGACGCCTGGAAGGCATCATCGAACAGATAGACAAGCGCCTGTCCCGTATCGAGACGGTAGTGATCGGCCAGTTGGTCATGACCGTCGCAATCCTTATCAAGTTGTTTATCTCGTGATCCAATACTCAGGTATACACCAAATGAACTACCCAATAAGGAATTAAAATGGAATCGTTACCTTCATGGCTGCCCGCGGTAGTTACCATATTGATGATCGCTGTGATCGGGGCGGTGGCAAAACTGTGCCTCTGGATGGGGAAGAGGGAGGGAATGGAAAGTGGCGTCTTAACAACGCTTGAAGACATCAAGGAGGACATCCGAACGATCCGGATTGCGATCGCGGACCTTGTAATGAGCAACGAATCCAAAAGCCGTCAATGAGATTCAGGAATTACTGTCACCGCGGAAATATGGCGTAATGTATTGGGAGGGAATGGAATGTCCGAGTCAGGTTGGTGGCAGCGCCACGGCGCGGTCTTTACATCGGTAATCACCCTTATATCCGTATTAACGTATCTACACGTTTCACTAAATGACATAAGGGATGAGTTAAGGAGTGAAGTGGGTAGCTTGAGAAACGAAATGAGTAGCTTTAGGACCGAAATCAAAGCGGAAATCAAGGATTTGCGGGCCTCGTTGGACCGGGTGGAGACTAAGGTGGACGAGGTCCGGGGATACTTGAGATTCAACACTTCCGCGCCTAACGACGAACTACCCCCAAAGGAGTAATCATAGATCATCAGATCACGCCGGCGGAAAGCATAGCTTGCTGCTGCGGATCGGGCATTCAGACATGCCAGGCATTCAGACATGCCAGGCATTCAGACGTGCCAGATATACAGATCGCGGTTGGCCAGCGGGAGATCCACCCAGGTGCCGTCGCGGCGGTGGCTTTCGGCGACGGCGATGCAGGCTTCCGTAATGTGGTGGGCGACCTCAACGTGCCCCAGGCTTTGATCGCCCGTCTCGTACGCGCGGACGAGGTCTTCCAGGCAGGAAACGACCGTACTCTTCGGCGTAACGAATTCGAACGGCACCTCCTCCCAGGCGCTGCGGCCTTTGCGGTTTTCCCGCCCCTCGAGCGGCGCCCGCCGCAACGATGCATCGGCCCCGTTGTTCAGCGACCTGATGGTCCCCTCGGTCCCGATGATCTCGTACTCCCATCCCGCCGCGGGAATCGACCACGCGCGGACACCGTTCTCGAAGTCCAGTTCGTACGTCGCGATCGGATCGTAGGGGATGTGATCGCCGTCAATGACGTAGTCCCGGGGGTCGATCTCGCCGCGAACGGAGCGGATGACGGGATCGCCGATCAGCCAGGAGAGCGTGTCGATGGAATGGATGTGACCGTGCATCAGGGATGACCGCGCGTAGTGGACGGCCGCCGTGGGCTCACCTACATCGCCCCTCAGGACCGCGTCGCGCACCACGCCGTATCGGTTGTCGAACCTGCGCAGCACGCCCGTATTGAATACCGTTCCGTTTTTCAACACAGCGTCGAGGATGTCGTCGGCCGCCGCCATGGAACTGGCCATGGCCTTCTCCACGTAGAGCATGGGCACGCCCATTTCCGCCAGCGCGACGGCCAGCTCGGCATGGGAATCTCCGCGAAACGAAGCGTCGGGCGCTTCCCGGGCCGGTTTCTGCAGACCCGATGCGGTGGTGCATACGGCAACGATGTTGGGACGCTCCTCCCGGACCATGTCCCGGAAATCCTCGTACAGGGCGTTGACGCCCCAGCGCCTGGAAAAGTCCTCCCTGCGCTCAGTCCGAAGGTCGCAGCCGGCGGCGATCTCCAACCGTTCGCTCGCCCTGCAGGCGGCCGCGACAGAATAGGGCAGGGGCGTATGGCCCTCGTCGTCGATCGTGCTGCCCATGCGGCCCAGTCCAATGATACCTACTCGATAGGTTTTCATAGCGTGATCTTGTCCATATGGCTATGGGGTTGGGATATGACGAGGAATATGAGCTCTTCCTCGCCGGTGTTTTCCAGTCGATGCGGCGTTTTCGGGGGTACATGCATGGCCTCTCCACGAAGTACCCTGTAGGTCTCATCCCCCAGTTGAATGGTGGCAACACCTTGCAGTAGATAGAACAACTGTTGCGCTTTGCGGTGAAAGTGCATCTCCTCCACGCCGCCCTTGGGCACCCTTTCTTTGATTACGCTCAAAGAGGCCGTGTTCAGCAGATGCCATCCATCGCAGTCGTTACCCCATTTGTAGTGTTCCGAGTGATCTGGCTTGATGACCATAATGTGCCCCTGCCAGTGCATCGATGTTTCTCTGCCCATGCGTCGCGTGCGAACAGGCCATTCGGTTCGAATTGAAGATAGAATCGTACTCCCAACATGGCAAAAACAATCTACCTTGACTCGCAGCGGCACCGGCGAACGGCACCGGCGAATTGTATTGACACGCCGGGGGTGTCCGGTTTAGCATGGCCTTACCCTATTCCCCCTTAAAAAAGCGCTGGTTACAATCGTAATCCAGCAACCCCAGGAGACGGATCATGGCGTCGCTACCCACCACGAACAAGGGTTGGCTCGAACTCGGCAACCAGTACCTCTTGAGACATCCGATGCGTACCGCGCCGCTGGTTCCCGAACGCGGCGACGGGCTCTACATGTGGGACGTGGAAGGCCGGCGATTCATCGATTTTCAATCGGGTCAGTTGTGCGTAACACTGGGCCATTCCCACCCGGATTACGTGAAGGCCCTCTGCGACCAGGCCCATAAGATCATCCAGGTGGGTACGACCTTCATCGCGCCGTCGGAGGTGCTGCTGGCCAAGAAGATGGCCGAGATCGCACCGGACCCGCTGCAGAAGTCCTTCTTCGCCTGCACGGGATCCGAATCCAACGAAATGGCCCTGCGCCTCGTGCGGAAGTACACGGACCGCTTCGAGGTGATCGCCCTCATGCGCGGCTACCACGGCCAGTCCTACGGCAGCGCGTCCATCACCGGCCGGGGCGGCATGCTTCGGGAAGGTTACGGCCCCATGCCCACGGGCGCTTCGTTCATCCCCACGCCCTACGAATACCGCTGCCAGTTCTGCCGGGACGAAGCCTGTTGCAACCTTGGATGCGCGGACGCGGCGGAGAACGTGATCGACTCGTCCACCTCCGGGCGGCCCGCGGCCTTCTTCTTTGAACCGCTCATGAGCGCGGCGG
It contains:
- a CDS encoding cupin domain-containing protein; translation: MVIKPDHSEHYKWGNDCDGWHLLNTASLSVIKERVPKGGVEEMHFHRKAQQLFYLLQGVATIQLGDETYRVLRGEAMHVPPKTPHRLENTGEEELIFLVISQPHSHMDKITL
- a CDS encoding Gfo/Idh/MocA family oxidoreductase; amino-acid sequence: MKTYRVGIIGLGRMGSTIDDEGHTPLPYSVAAACRASERLEIAAGCDLRTERREDFSRRWGVNALYEDFRDMVREERPNIVAVCTTASGLQKPAREAPDASFRGDSHAELAVALAEMGVPMLYVEKAMASSMAAADDILDAVLKNGTVFNTGVLRRFDNRYGVVRDAVLRGDVGEPTAAVHYARSSLMHGHIHSIDTLSWLIGDPVIRSVRGEIDPRDYVIDGDHIPYDPIATYELDFENGVRAWSIPAAGWEYEIIGTEGTIRSLNNGADASLRRAPLEGRENRKGRSAWEEVPFEFVTPKSTVVSCLEDLVRAYETGDQSLGHVEVAHHITEACIAVAESHRRDGTWVDLPLANRDLYIWHV